The following proteins are encoded in a genomic region of Candidatus Delongbacteria bacterium:
- a CDS encoding DUF6404 family protein, whose product MTHAEKVEHFRRDLESRGLNPASAAPPMCRLAWRIGWNLRPPQFLSFRHWFLSSGGYFAAFMFAFPWLVRGPLIQGGVLQVALQALLAGVLFGLTMAFINRRKARNLHLPTWENYPD is encoded by the coding sequence ATGACCCACGCCGAGAAAGTCGAGCACTTCCGCCGGGACCTGGAGTCCCGTGGCTTGAACCCGGCCAGTGCGGCCCCGCCCATGTGCAGACTGGCCTGGCGGATAGGCTGGAACTTGCGCCCGCCCCAGTTCCTGTCCTTCCGGCACTGGTTCCTGTCCTCCGGCGGCTACTTCGCCGCCTTCATGTTTGCTTTTCCTTGGCTCGTCCGCGGCCCATTGATCCAGGGCGGCGTGCTCCAGGTGGCGCTCCAGGCCCTTCTCGCCGGCGTGCTCTTTGGCCTGACCATGGCCTTCATTAACCGGCGGAAGGCACGCAATCTGCACCTTCCCACCTGGGAAAACTACCCCGACTAA
- a CDS encoding outer membrane beta-barrel protein codes for MSARSLALLICAVCPHLPAAEAPASPAAEFTPHWGIGIDVKSFLDLGSPGGTSGGGLYLPFHLSPTAFVEPFVNYRRLRREYGGVHSAEWEEWEETRQLSLGVGLFVKQPQERINWLLGIRAGYSWYREESNYEYIPGVVKSTALSFSPTLGAEYRFDGGLSLGSEIRWQYDHYEGDGEDQSYEFQGLNPYIMLRYYLGK; via the coding sequence ATGTCCGCACGATCCCTGGCCCTGCTGATCTGCGCCGTCTGTCCCCACCTGCCCGCGGCCGAGGCTCCGGCGAGCCCGGCGGCGGAGTTCACGCCGCACTGGGGCATCGGCATCGATGTGAAAAGCTTCCTGGACCTCGGCTCTCCCGGCGGCACCAGCGGTGGCGGTCTCTACCTGCCCTTCCACCTCAGTCCGACGGCCTTTGTGGAACCCTTCGTCAACTACCGCCGCCTGCGGCGCGAGTACGGGGGCGTCCATTCGGCAGAGTGGGAAGAGTGGGAAGAGACGCGCCAACTAAGCCTAGGTGTGGGCTTGTTCGTCAAGCAGCCGCAGGAGCGGATCAATTGGCTGCTGGGCATCCGGGCAGGCTACTCGTGGTACCGCGAGGAGTCGAACTACGAGTACATCCCCGGTGTGGTCAAGTCCACCGCGCTGAGCTTCAGCCCCACGTTGGGAGCCGAGTACCGCTTCGACGGCGGCCTGTCGCTGGGCAGCGAGATCCGCTGGCAGTACGATCACTACGAAGGCGACGGCGAGGATCAGTCCTACGAGTTCCAAGGCCTGAACCCCTACATCATGCTGCGCTACTACCTAGGCAAGTAG
- a CDS encoding DoxX family membrane protein yields MIGPSPRLNHLDATLAAWMARHGIRLLRLSLGLVFLWFGALKFFPGLSPAQSLAGNTIGILSFGLLTPKAAVFMLAVWECAIGVGLLSGLYLRATLFLLWLQMLGTVTPLFLFPAECFTLVPFAPTLEGQYIIKNLVLITAGLVIGATVRGGRISARPVPEDPDGRATS; encoded by the coding sequence ATGATCGGTCCATCGCCGAGACTCAATCACCTCGACGCCACCCTGGCGGCCTGGATGGCGCGGCACGGGATCCGGTTGCTCCGGCTCAGTTTGGGGCTGGTGTTTCTGTGGTTCGGGGCGCTCAAGTTTTTCCCGGGACTCAGCCCGGCGCAGAGCCTGGCCGGCAACACCATCGGGATCCTCTCCTTCGGGCTGCTGACGCCCAAGGCGGCCGTGTTCATGCTGGCGGTCTGGGAGTGCGCCATCGGCGTGGGGCTCTTGTCCGGCCTCTACCTGCGAGCCACGCTCTTCCTGCTCTGGCTGCAGATGCTGGGCACCGTCACGCCGCTCTTCCTCTTTCCGGCCGAATGTTTCACGCTGGTGCCTTTCGCGCCCACGCTGGAAGGACAGTACATCATCAAGAATCTCGTGCTGATCACCGCCGGCCTGGTCATCGGCGCCACCGTCCGCGGCGGCCGGATCAGCGCGCGCCCGGTGCCGGAGGATCCGGACGGACGCGCCACTTCCTAA
- a CDS encoding phospholipase D family protein, with the protein MLMGIGKVPIILETREIEDALLQSISQLDENKSAWIITPYLTIEKLSTIRRAISEACKRKATVNVVVRDEPEQLAPAKQGLSEAISHGLNLFAFHRLHAKLYWFENDYGIVTSANLVDGSFEASTELGLYVPAGTLHNELREWITKVIEPGLRSVNSQPAEKKFPKFPASKPMEAKSAPNTNGFCIRCSSSINLSPEKPYCIEHYRSWSYYSNPDFEEKVCHSCGKPNKSTMNKPVCYACFKAKR; encoded by the coding sequence ATGTTAATGGGAATCGGAAAAGTCCCTATCATACTTGAAACACGAGAAATAGAAGATGCATTGCTTCAATCAATCAGCCAACTCGATGAGAACAAAAGCGCATGGATAATAACTCCCTATCTGACGATAGAAAAGTTAAGTACGATTAGACGAGCGATTTCTGAGGCTTGCAAAAGAAAGGCAACGGTGAATGTTGTTGTAAGAGACGAGCCAGAGCAACTGGCTCCAGCTAAGCAAGGTCTTTCTGAGGCAATTTCTCATGGGCTCAACTTATTTGCATTCCACCGACTTCATGCAAAACTTTACTGGTTTGAAAACGACTATGGAATTGTTACTTCTGCAAATCTAGTAGATGGGTCATTTGAAGCTAGCACCGAGCTTGGATTATATGTTCCGGCTGGAACTTTGCATAATGAATTGAGAGAATGGATCACGAAAGTCATAGAGCCGGGTCTTAGGTCAGTGAACTCACAGCCGGCCGAGAAGAAATTCCCGAAATTCCCCGCTTCAAAGCCAATGGAAGCAAAATCGGCACCAAATACTAACGGTTTTTGTATAAGGTGCAGCTCCAGTATCAACCTTTCACCGGAAAAGCCATATTGCATCGAACACTATAGAAGCTGGAGTTACTATTCTAATCCTGATTTCGAGGAAAAGGTTTGTCACTCATGTGGAAAACCGAACAAATCTACGATGAATAAACCAGTCTGTTATGCCTGCTTCAAAGCAAAGCGCTGA
- a CDS encoding 4Fe-4S dicluster domain-containing protein encodes MTTHILDKATVAVKPELCKGCGLCIASCPTEVLSFHEHFNTKGYHYAMYSGEGCTGCGICFYACPEPEAILVWKKGAPVPDGFQVKEYEVSGVLPREEEA; translated from the coding sequence ATGACTACACACATACTGGACAAAGCCACCGTCGCGGTGAAGCCCGAACTCTGCAAGGGGTGCGGGCTCTGCATCGCCAGCTGTCCGACGGAGGTGCTCAGCTTCCATGAGCACTTCAACACCAAGGGGTACCACTATGCCATGTACTCGGGCGAAGGCTGCACGGGCTGCGGCATCTGCTTCTACGCCTGCCCCGAGCCCGAGGCGATCCTGGTCTGGAAGAAGGGCGCGCCCGTGCCCGACGGCTTCCAGGTCAAGGAGTACGAGGTGAGCGGCGTGCTGCCGCGGGAGGAGGAAGCGTGA
- a CDS encoding 3-methyl-2-oxobutanoate dehydrogenase subunit VorB: MSKILMKGNDAVLRAAILAGCRQYFGYPITPASEIAESAAYYMPRAGGTFIQAESEVAAINMVYGAAGAGGRVLTASSSPGISLKQEGVSYAAGAELPCVIINVNRAGPGLGNIAPEQSDYNQLCKGGGHGNYKTPVLAPNCVQEFVDLVRKAFELAEDYRTPVYLLADGVIGQMMEPVEFPEPVMELPRKDWALYADKESKHNLISSIQLEPNDLEALNVHLQEKYARLQAKEVMVEEYRTEDAEYVFTGFGIVSRILRSAVDELRKQGLKVGLIRPISLVPFPEKELAALADRVKSFLCVELNNGQMLQDVKLAIQCRRPVHFYNRMGGNIPTTDEVVQAALSCFKEA, translated from the coding sequence GTGAGCAAGATCCTCATGAAGGGCAACGACGCCGTGTTGCGCGCGGCCATCCTGGCCGGTTGCCGCCAATACTTCGGGTATCCCATCACGCCGGCCAGCGAGATCGCCGAGTCCGCCGCGTACTACATGCCGCGCGCGGGCGGCACCTTCATCCAGGCCGAGTCCGAGGTCGCCGCCATCAACATGGTCTACGGCGCGGCCGGGGCCGGCGGACGCGTGCTCACCGCCAGCAGCTCGCCGGGCATCAGCCTGAAGCAGGAAGGCGTCTCCTACGCCGCCGGCGCCGAGCTGCCCTGTGTGATCATCAACGTCAACCGGGCGGGACCCGGGCTGGGCAACATCGCGCCCGAGCAGTCCGACTATAACCAGCTCTGCAAGGGCGGCGGCCACGGCAACTACAAGACCCCCGTGCTGGCCCCCAACTGCGTGCAGGAGTTCGTGGACCTGGTGCGCAAGGCCTTCGAACTGGCCGAGGACTACCGCACGCCCGTCTATCTGCTGGCGGACGGCGTCATCGGCCAGATGATGGAGCCGGTGGAGTTCCCCGAGCCCGTGATGGAGCTGCCGCGCAAGGACTGGGCGCTCTACGCGGACAAGGAGTCCAAGCACAACCTGATCTCGTCCATCCAGCTCGAGCCCAACGACCTGGAGGCCCTGAACGTCCACCTGCAGGAGAAGTACGCGCGCCTGCAGGCGAAGGAAGTCATGGTGGAAGAGTACCGCACCGAGGACGCCGAGTACGTGTTCACGGGCTTCGGCATCGTCAGCCGCATCCTGCGCAGCGCCGTGGACGAGCTGCGCAAGCAGGGCCTGAAGGTCGGCCTGATCCGGCCCATCTCGCTCGTGCCCTTCCCGGAGAAAGAACTGGCCGCCCTGGCCGACCGGGTGAAGAGCTTCCTCTGCGTGGAGCTGAACAACGGCCAGATGCTCCAGGACGTCAAGCTGGCCATCCAGTGCCGCCGCCCCGTGCACTTCTACAACCGCATGGGTGGCAACATCCCCACCACCGATGAGGTCGTCCAGGCGGCCCTGTCCTGCTTCAAGGAGGCCTGA
- a CDS encoding 2-oxoacid:acceptor oxidoreductase family protein, whose protein sequence is MATNKILSKPDAFYENFERSANADKKTTHYCPGCGHGHVHKIMAEALRDFEVADHSVLVSPVGCSVFAYYYFDVGNIQAAHGRAPAVATGIKRTHPHSIVMSYQGDGDLAAIGTSEIIHAANRGEHITVIFINNAIYGMTGGQMAPTTLIDQKSSTSPYGRNSENEGFPIHVAELLNSLQAPVFIERTSLHTPQHINRTRKAIRRALQAQIDKKGFTFVEVLSPCPSGWKLNPVDSMKWIEENMLKNFPLGNLRDRIDETPARERVTIELTRDMLLKKLDLLQPESHVPARTTVEERFQDPEILAAGFGGQGIMLLGVAVAEAGMREGYQSSWIPAYGPEMRGGTANCSVRVSEREIGSPMVHNPDILLAFNRPSLEKFEADARPGGVIFYDSSLIDIVPARTDCDIVPIPFTKLADELGNTRIANMVAFGALVGYTNLLNLETCLEALHTVVKRRNLVELNQQAVRKGFEVGQEMRRQAR, encoded by the coding sequence ATGGCCACGAACAAGATCCTCAGCAAGCCCGACGCCTTCTACGAGAACTTCGAGCGCAGCGCCAACGCCGACAAGAAGACCACGCACTACTGTCCGGGCTGCGGCCACGGCCACGTGCACAAGATCATGGCCGAAGCCCTGCGCGACTTCGAGGTGGCCGACCACAGCGTGCTGGTCAGCCCCGTCGGCTGCAGCGTGTTCGCCTACTACTACTTCGACGTGGGCAACATCCAGGCCGCCCACGGCCGCGCGCCGGCGGTGGCCACGGGCATCAAGCGCACGCACCCGCACAGCATCGTGATGAGCTACCAGGGCGACGGCGACCTGGCCGCCATCGGCACCAGCGAGATCATCCACGCCGCCAACCGCGGCGAGCACATCACGGTCATCTTCATCAACAACGCGATCTATGGCATGACGGGCGGCCAGATGGCGCCCACCACGCTGATCGACCAGAAGAGCAGCACCAGCCCCTACGGCCGCAACTCCGAGAACGAGGGCTTCCCGATCCACGTGGCCGAGCTGCTCAACAGCCTGCAGGCGCCGGTGTTCATCGAGCGCACCAGCCTGCACACGCCCCAGCACATCAACCGCACGCGCAAGGCGATCCGCCGGGCCCTGCAGGCGCAGATCGACAAGAAGGGCTTCACCTTCGTGGAAGTGCTGAGCCCCTGCCCCAGCGGCTGGAAGCTCAATCCCGTCGACAGCATGAAGTGGATCGAAGAGAACATGCTGAAGAACTTCCCGCTGGGGAATCTGCGCGACCGCATCGACGAGACGCCCGCGCGCGAGCGCGTGACCATCGAATTGACCCGCGACATGCTGCTCAAGAAGCTGGACCTGCTGCAGCCCGAGAGCCACGTGCCCGCGCGGACCACGGTGGAGGAGCGCTTCCAGGATCCGGAGATTCTGGCGGCGGGTTTCGGCGGCCAGGGCATCATGCTGCTGGGCGTGGCCGTGGCCGAGGCCGGCATGCGCGAAGGCTACCAGTCCAGCTGGATCCCGGCCTACGGTCCGGAGATGCGCGGCGGGACGGCCAACTGCTCGGTGCGCGTCAGCGAGCGCGAGATCGGCAGCCCGATGGTCCACAACCCGGACATCCTGCTGGCCTTCAACCGGCCCAGCCTGGAGAAATTCGAGGCCGATGCGCGGCCGGGCGGCGTGATCTTCTACGACAGTTCCCTGATCGACATTGTGCCCGCTCGGACGGATTGCGACATTGTGCCCATTCCGTTCACCAAGCTGGCCGATGAGCTGGGCAACACGCGCATCGCCAACATGGTGGCCTTCGGCGCCCTGGTGGGCTACACCAACCTGCTGAACCTGGAGACCTGCCTGGAGGCGCTGCACACCGTGGTGAAGCGGCGCAACCTGGTGGAGTTGAATCAACAGGCGGTGCGCAAGGGCTTCGAAGTGGGACAGGAGATGCGCCGGCAGGCCCGCTGA
- a CDS encoding patatin-like phospholipase family protein — translation MKHEARFGLVLGGGGVRCLSHLGMAEELLAAGLAPDLIASSSTGSLIGLLLAAGIPPSRVREALFRREQRLAWLKPSWQRGGLASPAAILRLLDRFALPENLEDLPIPLHIVVTDLEEGRQLVLSSGPCREAVLASAALPGIYPPVMIRGHLCGDGGIINNVPADVCRELVGPRGVVLTSSLEMNHVMPEALLRHVPQVVYRSIYLPLLNQRLRNQTLHSDLVLQPFSDHPLCFSRWREIVRFYSLGAMADLHERGRHHMGRALPELQALLARAAAEAEVEAAARRVEESAS, via the coding sequence ATGAAGCACGAGGCGCGCTTCGGACTGGTCCTGGGCGGGGGCGGCGTGCGCTGCCTGAGCCACCTGGGCATGGCCGAGGAGCTGCTCGCCGCCGGGTTGGCGCCGGACCTGATCGCCAGCTCCTCCACGGGCAGCCTGATCGGCCTGCTGCTCGCGGCGGGCATTCCGCCCAGCCGGGTGCGCGAGGCGCTCTTCCGGCGCGAGCAGCGCCTGGCCTGGCTGAAGCCCAGCTGGCAGCGGGGCGGGCTGGCCTCGCCGGCGGCCATCCTGCGCCTGCTGGACCGCTTCGCCCTGCCCGAGAATCTGGAAGACCTGCCCATCCCCCTGCACATCGTGGTCACCGACCTGGAGGAGGGCCGCCAACTGGTGCTGTCCTCCGGCCCCTGCCGCGAGGCCGTGCTGGCCTCGGCCGCGCTGCCGGGAATCTACCCGCCCGTGATGATCCGCGGCCACCTCTGCGGGGACGGCGGGATCATCAACAACGTGCCCGCCGACGTCTGCCGCGAGCTGGTGGGGCCGCGGGGCGTCGTGCTCACCAGCAGCCTGGAGATGAACCACGTGATGCCCGAGGCGCTGCTGCGCCACGTGCCGCAGGTGGTCTACCGCAGCATCTACCTGCCGCTGCTCAACCAGCGGCTCCGCAATCAGACCCTGCACAGCGACCTCGTGCTGCAGCCCTTCTCGGACCACCCGCTCTGCTTCAGCCGCTGGCGCGAGATCGTGCGCTTCTACTCGCTGGGCGCCATGGCCGATCTGCACGAGCGCGGGCGGCACCACATGGGCCGCGCCCTGCCTGAATTGCAGGCCCTGCTGGCCCGCGCGGCCGCCGAGGCCGAGGTCGAGGCCGCGGCCCGGCGCGTGGAGGAGTCCGCCTCATGA
- a CDS encoding phage holin family protein → MIRRLAVTFFGLLVVLQVGPGVHSDSVLHTVVAALVLSLINLTFKPVLLLLTLPVNLLSLGLFTLVINGFCLGITAWLVDGFRLTGVGSALLGALLLSLVTLIVNALLSRETR, encoded by the coding sequence ATGATCCGCCGGCTGGCCGTGACCTTCTTCGGCCTGCTGGTCGTGCTCCAGGTGGGGCCGGGCGTCCACTCGGACTCCGTGCTGCACACGGTGGTGGCCGCGCTGGTGCTCAGCCTGATCAACCTGACCTTCAAACCCGTGCTGCTGCTGCTGACCCTGCCGGTCAACCTGCTCAGCCTGGGTCTCTTCACCCTCGTGATCAACGGATTCTGCCTGGGCATCACGGCCTGGCTGGTGGACGGCTTCCGTCTCACCGGAGTGGGCAGCGCCCTGCTGGGCGCCCTGCTGCTCTCGCTGGTCACCCTGATCGTCAACGCCCTCCTCAGCCGGGAGACCCGATGA
- the glgP gene encoding alpha-glucan family phosphorylase, translating to MNLRDTLLDLASDLLWSWKPWYREFLAGLDPAAFQRHENPVRLVRELPDERLKALEKDKSFQAALKELAARREAEHAKARARCPEGLRGRQVAYFSAEFGIHNSLPIYSGGLGVLSGDHIKSAHDLGLPFTGIGLMYRQGYFGQRIDAAGVQHADMELMNLEHLPMRRTVGPDDRPLEIGVDLPGRELRLLVWEVQVGIARLLLLDSDCERNAPADRGLTWQLYGGDRDTRLAQEIILGIGGVRALRALGVQPDVWHMNEGHSAFLAVERLREHLAAGLDFDTAVEATASSTIFTTHTPVPAGNEAFLLPRLHRYFHEFCSKGGIDFHRLLELGTETDATGYKIFSLTALAVRLSRFANGVSMLHGDVSRQMWYHLWHQVPIDETPIGHVTNGIHTASWVAPGFRRLYEERLGGDWEEKLLQPEAWEALRAVPTGEVWQRHQDLKAALVEEIRRNLTQRLSQPGLPLERVLQRIDPHSLFICFARRFATYKRAVLIFDDLERLDRIVNHPSHPVTLIFAGKAHPADHPGQALIRRVHEISLLERFQGRVILLEGYSLALARFLVQGADVWLNNPRRPLEASGTSGQKVCPNGGLNLSILDGWWVEGSNGSNGWNIGRDVDYGDEKIQDYYDVRSLYELLEERVVPLFYERDSQGLPVGWVDRMKDSLISCTARFSTSRMVNDYVVQSYIPAASKHQRARENDWQAVRDFVQYKRSLLKRWYHMTDTWLRARRENECVDVDAGLYLGLLKPSEVKVELFMRENGKIRTVEIPLVGPGEDDGVWNYHLYFCDPTLRKSELKLRVLPRHAWLDGDMEMGMCYWFHQKVE from the coding sequence ATGAATCTGCGCGACACCCTGTTGGATCTGGCCAGCGACCTGCTCTGGAGCTGGAAACCCTGGTACCGCGAGTTCCTGGCCGGTCTGGATCCCGCCGCCTTCCAGCGGCACGAGAATCCCGTCCGCCTGGTGCGCGAACTGCCCGACGAGCGGCTCAAGGCCCTCGAGAAGGACAAGAGCTTCCAGGCCGCCCTGAAGGAGCTGGCGGCGCGCCGGGAGGCCGAGCACGCCAAGGCCCGCGCCCGCTGCCCCGAGGGGCTGCGCGGCCGCCAGGTGGCCTACTTCTCCGCCGAGTTCGGGATCCACAACAGCCTGCCCATCTACAGCGGCGGCCTGGGCGTGCTCTCGGGCGACCACATCAAGAGCGCGCACGACCTGGGCCTGCCCTTCACGGGCATCGGCCTGATGTACCGCCAGGGCTACTTCGGCCAGCGCATCGACGCCGCCGGCGTGCAGCACGCGGACATGGAGCTGATGAACCTGGAGCACCTGCCCATGCGCCGGACCGTCGGGCCGGATGACCGGCCGCTGGAGATCGGCGTGGACCTGCCGGGCCGCGAGCTGCGCCTGCTGGTCTGGGAGGTGCAGGTGGGGATCGCCCGCCTGCTGCTGCTGGACAGCGACTGCGAGCGCAACGCGCCCGCCGACCGCGGCCTGACCTGGCAGCTCTACGGCGGGGACCGTGACACACGGCTGGCCCAGGAGATCATCCTGGGCATCGGCGGCGTGCGCGCCCTGCGCGCCCTGGGCGTGCAGCCGGACGTCTGGCACATGAACGAGGGGCACAGCGCTTTCCTGGCCGTGGAGCGCCTGCGCGAGCACCTGGCCGCCGGGCTGGACTTCGACACCGCCGTGGAAGCCACGGCCTCGTCGACCATCTTCACCACGCACACGCCGGTGCCGGCGGGCAACGAGGCCTTCCTGCTGCCGCGCCTGCACCGCTACTTCCACGAGTTCTGCTCCAAGGGCGGGATCGACTTCCACCGCCTGCTGGAGCTGGGCACGGAGACCGACGCCACGGGCTACAAGATCTTCAGCCTGACGGCGCTGGCCGTGCGGCTCTCGCGCTTCGCCAACGGCGTCTCCATGCTGCACGGCGACGTGAGCCGCCAGATGTGGTACCACCTCTGGCACCAGGTGCCCATCGACGAGACGCCCATCGGCCACGTGACCAACGGCATCCACACGGCCTCCTGGGTGGCGCCGGGCTTCCGCCGGCTCTACGAGGAGCGGCTGGGCGGGGACTGGGAGGAGAAGCTGCTGCAGCCCGAGGCCTGGGAGGCCCTGCGCGCCGTGCCCACGGGCGAGGTCTGGCAGCGCCACCAGGACCTGAAGGCCGCGCTGGTGGAGGAGATCCGCCGCAACCTGACCCAGCGCCTGAGCCAGCCCGGCCTGCCGCTGGAGCGCGTCCTGCAGCGCATCGACCCGCATTCGCTGTTCATCTGCTTCGCGCGGCGCTTCGCCACCTACAAGCGCGCCGTGCTGATCTTCGACGACCTGGAGCGGCTGGACCGGATCGTCAACCATCCCAGCCACCCGGTGACGCTGATTTTCGCGGGCAAGGCCCACCCGGCGGACCACCCGGGCCAGGCGCTGATCCGCCGCGTGCACGAGATCTCCCTGCTGGAGCGCTTCCAGGGCCGGGTCATCCTGCTGGAGGGCTACAGCCTGGCGCTGGCGCGCTTCCTGGTGCAGGGCGCGGACGTCTGGCTGAACAACCCGCGCCGGCCCTTGGAGGCCTCGGGCACCAGCGGCCAGAAGGTCTGCCCCAACGGCGGGCTCAACCTGTCCATCCTGGACGGCTGGTGGGTGGAGGGCTCCAACGGGAGCAACGGCTGGAACATCGGGCGCGACGTGGACTACGGCGACGAGAAGATCCAGGACTACTACGACGTGCGCAGCCTCTACGAGCTGCTGGAGGAGCGCGTGGTGCCGCTGTTCTACGAGCGCGACTCCCAGGGCCTGCCCGTGGGCTGGGTGGACCGCATGAAGGACAGCCTGATCTCGTGCACGGCCCGCTTCAGCACCAGCCGGATGGTCAACGACTACGTGGTGCAGAGCTACATCCCGGCCGCCAGCAAGCACCAGCGCGCCCGGGAGAACGACTGGCAGGCCGTGCGCGATTTCGTGCAGTACAAGCGCAGCCTGCTCAAGCGCTGGTATCACATGACGGACACCTGGCTGCGCGCGCGCCGGGAGAACGAGTGCGTGGACGTGGACGCCGGCCTGTATCTGGGCCTGCTGAAGCCCTCCGAGGTCAAGGTCGAGCTCTTCATGCGCGAGAACGGGAAGATCCGCACCGTGGAGATCCCGCTGGTGGGGCCGGGCGAGGACGACGGGGTCTGGAACTACCACCTCTACTTCTGCGACCCCACCCTGCGCAAGAGC